The following DNA comes from Vigna radiata var. radiata cultivar VC1973A chromosome 4, Vradiata_ver6, whole genome shotgun sequence.
CAAAACCTAATATATATGCTATTTCGCTACACAATATTTTcatggaaaaagtttttttaacaagacaattttttgacaacgcatacgtgataATTTGTAATTCAtcagtttcaaatatttttttaaaataaatttaaacagactaataaaatagtgatacagtcctgttgtcaaaatgttattaaaaaagaattgttaaaatatcattatctattttcattttagtattggtcattttgtaaatatttattgattattatgtATTATGTCATCTGAGAGAGTCTTGCTTAGACAACCTAccttcttatatatatatatatatatatatatatatgtttgtgtttgattattttttctatgactaaaaaatttcaaatattattcaaGTAGCATATCATTTTGTGTCTTATCagcaaacacatatgcatgtatAGTAGCTTATACTAAATATGAAAAAGAGTGATAAAGTTTAATTCTGAAATTTACTACTGTTTTAATATATAGGGGCTGGCTTCAGATCAAAATTGGACTATGCTTCTGGGTTCTTTCAAATGAGAATAAAGATACCCAACAAGGACTCCAGAGGAGTTGTCACAGCCTTTTATgtgtgaattaattgatttaCCTTTTCCATTTTGAGTTCTTTTTATAAACacatataattacataattaagttaagagttaaatatgtatagttcttaaactttaatacaagattagaatttatttttgtttcaaatttttgaaattcaaacttaaaaaattaatggatATAATAGTcttaattcaataattttattttttttcaaactttaggctaattctttttaatatatttgtgtgtTATATGGTAGCTTACTTCAAGGGTGTATAAACGTATGGGAGAAAAACATGATGAGATCGACTTTGAATTCTTGGGAAACAATGGAGAGCCTCATATGTTGCAAACCAATATTTTTGCAAATGATGAAGGTGGTAGAGAGCAAAGGCATAGTCTCTGGTTTGATCCCACAATCGATTTTCATTCATATGGAGTTCTTTGGAACCAACATCAAATAGTGTAAGCTAATTTTACCATTGTTGAATTcctataatatttgtttaatatttgtttttggttgaataTTTTTAGGTTTTACGTGGATGAAATAccaattagggtttttaagaaCAACTCGAAGGTTGGAGTGAGTTATCCATGGCAGGAAATGCACGTTACAGGTAGCATATGGAATGGTGAACCTTGGGCATCTAATGGGAAGAGAATTGACTGGAAGCAAGCACCCTTCACTGCTCACTTTCAAGGTTTCAATATTCATGCCTGCAAAACCCCAAACACCAACAATTTTTTCTGCTATTCTCCTTATTTATGGTGGAATGATCACAAACATTGCCAATTAAACCCTCTCCAACAAAAGGCATACCAATATGTCACAAAGAAACATCTCGTCTATGACTACTGTTCTGATAGAGCCCAATTTCATAAAGAATGTCAAATTAATTAGCTAATTAATTCAtcatatatattgttaatatacGTCAAAAACAAAAGATGTTTATCATCActatttatttgtctttattatgTAGTGGACTTTTGCTTAattcatgaaaaattaaagatttaaacattttttgggaataaaactaattaacttttgtaaataattagttaaaacATCATTCCAGTAATTTCTATGGCAAATTGAACCAGAACTATAAAATATTAGATGTATTTTAAACTATCGAAGAGGACATTAATTCTTAAAAGGTGAAACCAAGCTTCGAAAGTAATTGAATGAAGTAGACTTTGAAAGcggaaatttttttttatatgttactatatcataatttatgattgacatttaatttttaagctTTTATAATATAAGCTATAATAtgcttatatatttatagaaattataaTCTTgtaaattattagtattttattttttaattaatgataaaaaaattagcaaACCAACCGAGTTAAGTTACAGCATCTCTTCGGAAAAGACAAACATAATTACTAAcagtaaacttttaaaaacaagttACAGAACAACACATAAACAGCTTGGACTGAGTTGAATTTtaaactgtttttattttatatgaataaaatttacaGTGAGAATTCGTGTACAGaggaatattatattatagtatagCCCTTGAAAAACTAATGAAAGATCAACACCACTTACGCTCGTTTGATACAGTTTTTCTTAAaggaaaagtgaaaataaaggtGTCAAACGAGTGTAAGAGGTGTCAATTTTTTCCATATCAACCTAAAATGATCGGTTAATCCGTCAAAACTTGTGTACCAAATCCTATTATAACTGTTCTTCCTTCAAGGAATTCAAAATTTCCTTGTAGACTATCTTCTTGGCTGTGTCCTTAAGAGCATGACCGAGATATTCATAGTGATGAATGATTCCATCAGCTTCAACCTCCATTATATAAGTGGTCACGCCATCTTTTCGCTTCACATCCTTTTGTagaatattataatttcttttttgtatcaATTCTTGCAACTCTCTGATGGGGTGGAGCTTCAATGTATCTGGTGTGACAAGAGGTTCCAAAAGTGGCCTTATGCTTTCCCACACTACCTCTTTATTGTATCCTGAATCAACTAGAATCGCTCCAGCCAAAGACTCTATAATGTCTCCAAGCACCTATCAAACAATAAGAAACTACATTATGTACTTTGCAATGGTTAACACATTGAAATGAGTCACAAATACCAAAAGAACTAATGATCCTGGGGAAGGCTATAAAGCAAGATGATGTTTGCAAGATACTGTAACATTGAAGAAGCAtaatattttcatcaaatataCCAACAATGTTTAGTTCTCTAGTGTAGTAATTAATTCTTCTTCAAATGAGTCTATCAAGTAAGTTTTAACAACTAACCTTAGGAAGTGATATCTCTGACTCGTACCCAAAAGTTGAGGATGAAGACAACTTATCAAAACTGTTTAGTGATATAGAAATATGCTTATGAAGTTCTTGTGAGGTATGGAGTACATGTTTGTGCAAACCATGCTTAATGGCAGACCATGCATAACAATCGTTATTCACAGAAGCTGATCTCATGTCAGTTAACTGCCCAGGTGACATGCCAGGATATTTTTTGTACAAGTGCCAAGTAATCAGATAATCCAATACTGAATCTCCAAGAAATTCTAGTCTCTGCAGAGCAAGGAGTAGATCAtttacaaataaagaaaatggaaCAAAGTAATAagaatatgaattaaaaatgattGATCATGAACAATGTGTTTCATTACTATTTATCAGATCCTACCAAAAGATAGGCTAGTAAATATGGGGTTGGAGAAAGTTCATTCTTATATAATGAATTTGTGCTACTGGTTCCAATGATGAATAGCAAGCTAAGAAAATACCTGATAACATCTACGAACTTCAGGCAACACGTAAGAACCATGGGTCAGAGCTTCCACTAAAAGAGAACTGTCATGGAATGAGTAATTCAGTTGTGATTCTAAATGGCTGACATTAATCAGTTTCTCCGGTAGAATGTCAAAGTGCCTCTCGTAGGGtactttattaaaattcactttaataCCAACCCAATCCATGAACAACAATGCAGCCTTCTCACCACCAGTGCTTAGGAAGGCACCAATTAGTGCCTCAACTACATCTGCGATAAGCtttcgttttaattttcttttcccagaaatataaatttgtttccCTTTGATAATCAACTCTTCTATTTTAAAACTCCCAGATTTATCACCGGGAATTATCCAGGAATGAGGATCAAATGGTTCATTTCGTATGAAACCCTGCAAATAAAACTAATTCAGAATTCTAATTCATAAATGGAACAACAATATCAAAGAGAAATAAAGCGAGAGAGAATACCGGAAGGCCTGAACTGCAGCCTAACTTGCAGAGTGCAGCGTTAGAAATCATCTTTGCCCTTCTAACACTTAGCAGACCTTCATGGTCACTTTCATAGGTTTCATAAAGTTTCTTACTCGCAGcatattttagaaaagaatCTCCAAGAGTCTCTAGAGATTCGTAATGGAAAGATTCATTGCATCTTTTAGAAGTTATTGCCTCTAACACCTGCAATGCCAATCACAGACATCTTTCGgtataagtaattttaaaatatttgacaactgcatgaaataaaaataataatagtaataatatgaATCCATACTATGAAAGAACACTAAGACAAATTAACCAAAAGATGCTTATGTAGATCATTTCACACAACTTCTTGTATATGTGTAAAGTATACAAAAAAACTTGAAAGCTAATTTGTTTACCAGATTGTAACAGTGAGCAATTGTACACACCTTCACTATTTGAGTTTCATTCTGCGCGCAATGATCCAAATGCATCTTTTTTAAGTTGAAAGCTGCAAGCAATGATTCAATCCGATGCATGATTGATGGAATAAATGAGAAGGTATAAATGATACTATCTTTTATTGGAGACATGATTATAGAACACAGTTCAGGAGGTAATTCAACAAAGGCCTTGCTTGCTTCTGCAATGAAAAACATGAAGTAAGGATTTAGTTTGGGTCGCATATTCTTTGTGTTTAAAGATTAACACTAAACATTTCCGCAACTTTTCTTCACATGAATGAATATTCAGGTCTCATGACATTGATAACTAAGTTATTGTTAATGGCAGTTACTACCGAAGCGGATGCAAAGTTTTATTCATATTAGCATTGGGTTTCAGAAATAAGCAAGCCAAAACAGAGATAGCAAGTAAGAAGCTTAAAGTTTTGTGCCACACCCAAACAAGTAGAGGCTATTTTCATAGTTTTAATCCAAAGAAACTGTTCAGAAGAAATTAGCATACAAACAAGCCTGATTCCTTTCAATTAAAATCAGAGGGCATGTAATGCCAGGTATACATTCACAAAGTAGAGATCAAGGAAcagaataaaattaacaaattgaaAAATCAGATCAAACCTCGTTCTTTACTCTGTTTGAGTCCATCACAATAATTTTTAGCCTGAAAATTGTGTCTTGCTTTAAGCAGCTGCTGATGTTCAAATTGCAATGATATACCGTGACTGaaaattggaaacaaaaataatgatacaCTCTAGTCGAAAAGTAAcctgaaaataaacataattaaaaaaattacttactgttgttcataataatttttgtatgttgTGAATCCACCGACCCTTAGTTCCAAAGGCGAGTTTCCATCTAATTCCATTACACCGGTGGTGATATAGAAATAATTCTTACCACTAGCATGGGAAGTGCAAACCAATGCATTCTGTAGTTTACAAGTGCACACTAGACCACTTTTTGTCCTAATGTGGGGTTGATGATACGTGCACGTAACTTTAGATGCATTTACAGAATTGATAGCTAACCAATTAACAAGTGATTTCTCCCCTTTCCCAATAGCTGGAAGCAAAAGATAGTCAATACCAACATCATCTTGCAGATAGCTTTTGTCCAAACCAATTGGCAACTCGTTCATATCATGATGTATGAGAATTCTAAGCAACGTGACCTGGAAATTTTTACACAAAAGAACctggaaaacaaaaataaacaaacaataaataatcaaaCTCTTTGCTAACCCACTTGCAAATTAGTTGGATAGAATTAAAGGATAACTCAATAGTATACCTCATCTTGCGAAAGATTAATGGTTCCTTTGTATTTTAACTTTACAGACACACTACCTCTGTCAAAACCCATATCAAATTGGGAGCACACAATTTCTGGATCCAGCTCAATTCTCATAGCAAGAAAAATATCTTCCACAAAGATATCATAGCTAAAATTTTGACTGAGTTGCATCAAATAACAGTGGTATATTGTGTGACTGTTAGTTGACACACAACTTACCAATCCAAATGGGACGTAAGTTGGTTGGATATCATCATAAGGTTCATTCCCTGAAAGAATTCGATTGATGAGGAAATCATCCAAAGATTTATGTGAAGTCGATCAAAGAATTATATGGACAAACAGTTTATgttcaaaaacaatatttataaagaaaaacactAATAGTACGAGAAATTAATAAAAGGCATGTAAGTTACCAAATTCTTCAACCTCTGCTGCCTTAATGACAATATCAGGAACAAGATTATCATTCAGAGCTCCTATCTTGTGAAGTTGTTTGCAAGCTTCAAGGCATGCAATATTCTTTAAGAGTTTTTTGTCACCAACTACACGAATAGGCTGTAGAGGACAGCTCTTTGGAAGACACAACGTTCCAGTTTCTTTGTCCCACCTTGGAGTCGGTTTAAAGTATCTGAGAGAGTAATCTAATggtataaatgaaaaagaacaagataaaacaaagacaaaaacagAATGATGCAAGAAGAAAGTATATCTTAAGTTCATtaaaatgaaggaagaaaagCCAGATAATGTGGGAAGCAATGAACTAACTAACCCATCTGCAGGGAGGCGTGAGCAGTACAAGTATACCAAACTGATGCTAGAACTAAGATTTGCAACGGCTCCAGTGCTTGCAACATGATAAGCTTCCTTATCAAAGTCATCACCTTCAAAAGGGTCACATGGAAGGGAAGAATGTCTCAAGGACTCCTTCCTCATAATATCCACACTAGCAAGGTATTTCTCAAGTCGAGAACGTGTAGCTGAATCCCCTCTGTAATTTAGAGTAAAATAAAGGATGGTTTTGGAAAAAGTTAACCAGTAAAGTATAATTTGCCACTATATTTTTGCCTCTTGCTGCTTAATAATTTGTACTTAACTAAACCAAGCATCAGAGTAATAAAGGTACTTGGGGagtaatgtaaaattaaataccTCTCAACCATTAATATGTAGTCTGAATTTTTCATTCTAGCACGGCCTCGGGACTGTATGAAACTGCACACTGTAGGAGATGGATCAAATCTAATAACTACATTGCAACTTTGAACATCTATACCCTCTTCAAGAATTGATGTTGCAACAATGATGTTGACCtgcatattaaattttatactttatactGATAAGATCAATCATTTGGTTATTACAATACAGTGGAATGTTAAACCCTAAAGCAACATACCAATCCCATTCGAAATTCTTCCACAATTTCATTCTGTTTATTCCTTGACTGATTTTTCAATCTAAAGTTGTGTCCAGCAATGAATTTAGTCTTCCAGTTATTGTACTTTGGAAGCAAGGTATTGAATAAATCTTCAAGTACAACGGCGGTAATGATCCTTTCAACAAAAATTATGCATCTCATGTCTCTCAAAACCCTGCAATTTTAGCAAAAGTAGTAGATCCATCAAATAGATTTAATATAATCATCATAATAACATTAGAATGATCACTACGTATAATCAAACAACCATTGCCTTATTCCACCAGGACTACATGCAATCAGCCAATCAAAAAAGTATGTAGATAACTAGTTAGAATAAATTATCAACACTCATCCCAATCTTAATCTAAGAATGACAGGCTTATATTCTAGAAAACAGAGCCAGCGTATTTGAGATTAAAAATCAAAGTGATCACAAACTCTACCTGATGTCACAACATTTTAGAACTTATCATTGTTCCAAAATCAGTAGTAAgtgataaattttcttatacTTTTTACAGTTGAATGTGTACttcattaaaatttgaatttaaaatatggaTTCAAGTAGATTTAGCAACCTAAGATCAAAATCAGATTATTGAAATCCAATATAATTTCATCCtcctttttctaaaatatttatgcaattaagaacaaaatcaaatcattcAAAACATACCTTTTCCTTAAATATATTCTATAATCAGGGTGGTTCCCAAACCTTTGACAAGTagcattaaatgaaaaataagtatTGTAAAACAGTCATCATCAGTAATAGCACAATTATTAGTAGGAAAGAAATGATTAAAAGAAACTTAGTTACAGTTGCATTAGGTTCAGTTGCCCTATCTATACGGTTGATGCATAAACCAGTAcagattgaatttatttgtagAATACATTATCTTTTCTTAGGCACCTTCTCACCTCATAAGAAACTTACACAGTCTAATAAGGAGGAGAGTCCAGAGGCACGTTCATAATAATGGCAACACGTTACATGATTTCAGAACCACAATGGAAACAATAAGAAAGGAACATATTCAATATTCTAACTATAACCTGTAATCAAGTATAGAGTCTATAAGACAGCAAACTTTGGAGGTCAACAGCCCCATCTCCAAATCGAATTTAATATTGTCACCAATAGACCACTTAGCATCTGAGTAAGAAAAAAACATAGTGTGAAAATTAACTAATGCTAGAAATGCAAGcaaaagatttatatttaaGATTTCACAATTTCTCTCAGTGGCTGTAGAATCATTACCACATTGCAAGTAACTTTTTAGTGTGTCTATACACgccaaaataaagtttttagcAACTTTATCCCCAGAGGGTCCCCATGAAAACGAATCAAATTCACTAGAAGATAAAGAATCAGCAGCctaccacaaaaaaaaaaaaaaaaaaacaacagttAGCATTTATGAAACCTTAAAGAGAGATGAGAGACAGAAAGTTTCTGCAGGAAATAGGCTTGAACCTTCAAAGCCAACCAAACACCAAGCTCGCCCAGACTAAATATCAAAGCATCAAACAtctttgttattcttttttgtgCAGACTCAGCAGCTGATCTAGTGAAATCTGAACTTTCTAGAGTGAGTTCATGCTGAGAAACAGAAAATCCATTGTTAATAACCTCtgacaaaaaaacaaataacttaTAAAGTAGCACTAGACATAATTGAAACTGTGACAGTAACTAAATACAGGATGATGAAagtatatttcaaaaattgataTATCTTTAAATGTACTTACCTGATCTTTTAACATCTTGAGCTTAGACGCtatttcttcaaataatacAAATTGAATTCCATTCTCATcgtaaaatttcaattttggtgTTGACGTTGGTATGAACTCAGTGATGACAGCTTCACTTGCACATGTATATACcttcatttcaaaatatttgtaaagCATATAATACATAGCAAGACCAAAGGGTTTGCACATCGACACAAACAACTACTAATCACATTAgaataaatcattttaactaCATTGTCccatttctttaaataaataaagaaaaaaaaagttctgGCATAGCTATAGGTTTCACTACCTCTAAGCATGTTAACACACAACTGGATCCTAAAACTAAGAAcctaaatactaaaaataacaataaagtaCCAAAAAACATAACCCGTAAGGTAACAACTTTAATCCCTTTCATGCATATTTCTTGCCATAAAAGTGCCAATTGGGGCCTTACGAGTAGTCTCTATATTTCTTCAACGTTTATCCAATTATACCAAGAAGATATAGGACAAGACCCATACAACATGATATCATGAGtagaaagaacaaaacaaaaaaaaaaaaaaaaaaaaaccatacaAAAGAGGAAGAGTAAAAACTACCTTCGAATGCATTAGAGTCATTAGTTTCCGAATATTCTCTGACAAGGATGATTCAGATTTTCCAACTGGATTAAACAAAAGGGGAATTATCattagagaaaaacaaaaacctaGAAATTGAAGGAGCCATAAACTTTTGACTTGTATACCTTTCGTCTTAATTGGGGATGCAGTCATACCAAAAATTCGAGGGAGGTCAGAGCTACCAGAATGTAACTGATGATGATAAAACTCCTGTATgaaatcaaatcataaaaaaagtaGCAAACTAATTCCAgagcaaaaacaaaaactagaagATGTAGATGCATACAAGATTGTAATTGACTAATTGTCTTCAAACAATTAATTACAAATCTTACAGAaccaaaataattgaaaaagcaagATACTACTGAGCCAAAGTCACCGATTCTAATTATAATCTCGTGTTGCATAGTTTGGGGTCCAGATCAATTACACACAGTATAAGATATACAGCAATTTATATTCATGGAAAATATTTTAGTGTCACAAATCAGCCACACTTCACCCAATACTTTTATGGGTTCAAGTTTCCCCTCGGTCCCCAGTCCACAGATCCTTCACACTCATTGTATCacccaataaaaaaagaatcttTAAGGTCAGTTGCATATGATGGTTGGAGGTACAACACGTTAATGAAGAAGTCACTactcaaatatattattatacaaaaaattaGTAAGACGTTCAAAGACACAGCCCAGTTGAGACAAAATCATGGAGAAAATATCAAACTTACAGTCATGATGCGGGCATAAGGGTGTCTACCCCTAGCATGATGGCATTCATCCATTATCAAAACCTTAATCATATTCAGTTTGAGGAAGCTGTGCCTCAAACAGTTGAGCAATATTACAGGAGTCATGATAAGCACCTACACATTCAAAAGCATTATTGATATCCATGCAGAAAAAACTAATAATCGGAAGCATcataataaaagtaacaatTGACAAAGGTGTGTCATATTCAAGCAATTGAACAacagaaaaaaggaaaacaattgtCCTCGTTtccattaaatttaataataaagatagaatgcaaaaataacattatactaTAAGATTTAACCCAGTACAAAGGTCACAAATAAGACGAAATTATAAAAAGAGTTTGTGTCAGATGGCAATCGGTAAAGTAGATGAAGAAAATGGAGTATCTCAGTGCTGTCCTCAGAACGTATTGTAATTTCAGAAGCTAAAAACACCACATACCCAAACGGAGGGCGTTGTGTAGAAAAATCACATAacttttatcaaaaaattgctTCAAATATATCATATAGTAATTATAAAGTATCGATGTAAACCAAAGGTTtagcaaaaaaaatattgattaagagTTATGTAATCTTTATttcagaaaaatgaaaacaataaattaatacttAAATAGGCATGCATCGAATGTATTAGTGACAACTACTGAACAACCAAATATTCAGAAGTGCTCCTTCAAATCCTTTCCGTTTAACAATTCAAGCTTGTATGACCTTTAAATTTTCACTGGAaatgatgaaagaaaaagtatgacacaaataattaatagcAAATCCTTGAGTTGTGTGATTTATATCAATGATACAATATAAGATAAATTCATCCATGTATCGTAAGTTTCATAGTAATTTAAAATCCATCTTATAATACAATCGGTAGGTAGTTTAAGTGCATCGAATCATAAGATTCAAATCATGAATCGTAAGATTCAAATCTAACAACTACGGAAATAAACATTCAGCCACCTTTTTAAATGGGGAAAATAGGAATATATCACACATCGCACAAACAGATGGGTTAAGATTAAGCAAAGCAGATCGGTAAAAAGAGAAAGGAATCTTTCGGTTTTGAtagaatgcaaaaaaaaaaaaaaaaaaaagacctcGTGTTTATCCATTTCTTGTTTCCATGTCGCTGCATCCCAGAAGTCAACTCCCTTTTCTCCCCAATACACACCCACTTTCAAATCGGTATGCATTTTCACAGCTTCAGCTTGCTAAATTACGAGTGAACAGCAACAAGTTAGAacataatgaaaagaaaaaagcacaGTGAAAGTACTGATCCATTACATAGCTTCTCAAACAGCACAATATAATGAATC
Coding sequences within:
- the LOC106759024 gene encoding xyloglucan endotransglucosylase/hydrolase protein 2 isoform X1; protein product: MLHLHKQQNFSFVLLLFVALAIVYGRKTADVSFQQNYKVVWGNRHVFFLQHGREVQLSIDKTSGAGFRSKLDYASGFFQMRIKIPNKDSRGVVTAFYLTSRVYKRMGEKHDEIDFEFLGNNGEPHMLQTNIFANDEGGREQRHSLWFDPTIDFHSYGVLWNQHQIVFYVDEIPIRVFKNNSKVGVSYPWQEMHVTGSIWNGEPWASNGKRIDWKQAPFTAHFQGFNIHACKTPNTNNFFCYSPYLWWNDHKHCQLNPLQQKAYQYVTKKHLVYDYCSDRAQFHKECQIN
- the LOC106759024 gene encoding xyloglucan endotransglucosylase/hydrolase protein 2 isoform X2 is translated as MAEKLLMLVSNRTTRLYGETAMSSFYNMAEKFNSQLIKLQLTSRVYKRMGEKHDEIDFEFLGNNGEPHMLQTNIFANDEGGREQRHSLWFDPTIDFHSYGVLWNQHQIVFYVDEIPIRVFKNNSKVGVSYPWQEMHVTGSIWNGEPWASNGKRIDWKQAPFTAHFQGFNIHACKTPNTNNFFCYSPYLWWNDHKHCQLNPLQQKAYQYVTKKHLVYDYCSDRAQFHKECQIN
- the LOC106758317 gene encoding endoribonuclease Dicer homolog 2 isoform X1, yielding MESMLSLSVHGREKRKREDTESADQRDKKAMEGALSMAIHPHTKQQKITRDVLPLARSYQLEALDKAIRENTIVYLETGSGKTLIAIMLLRSYAHHFRKPSPFIAVFLVPQVVLVSQQAEAVKMHTDLKVGVYWGEKGVDFWDAATWKQEMDKHEVLIMTPVILLNCLRHSFLKLNMIKVLIMDECHHARGRHPYARIMTEFYHHQLHSGSSDLPRIFGMTASPIKTKVGKSESSLSENIRKLMTLMHSKVYTCASEAVITEFIPTSTPKLKFYDENGIQFVLFEEIASKLKMLKDQHELTLESSDFTRSAAESAQKRITKMFDALIFSLGELGVWLALKAADSLSSSEFDSFSWGPSGDKVAKNFILACIDTLKSYLQCDAKWSIGDNIKFDLEMGLLTSKVCCLIDSILDYRVLRDMRCIIFVERIITAVVLEDLFNTLLPKYNNWKTKFIAGHNFRLKNQSRNKQNEIVEEFRMGLVNIIVATSILEEGIDVQSCNVVIRFDPSPTVCSFIQSRGRARMKNSDYILMVERGDSATRSRLEKYLASVDIMRKESLRHSSLPCDPFEGDDFDKEAYHVASTGAVANLSSSISLVYLYCSRLPADGYFKPTPRWDKETGTLCLPKSCPLQPIRVVGDKKLLKNIACLEACKQLHKIGALNDNLVPDIVIKAAEVEEFGNEPYDDIQPTYVPFGLVSCVSTNSHTIYHCYLMQLSQNFSYDIFVEDIFLAMRIELDPEIVCSQFDMGFDRGSVSVKLKYKGTINLSQDEVLLCKNFQVTLLRILIHHDMNELPIGLDKSYLQDDVGIDYLLLPAIGKGEKSLVNWLAINSVNASKVTCTYHQPHIRTKSGLVCTCKLQNALVCTSHASGKNYFYITTGVMELDGNSPLELRVGGFTTYKNYYEQHHGISLQFEHQQLLKARHNFQAKNYCDGLKQSKEREASKAFVELPPELCSIIMSPIKDSIIYTFSFIPSIMHRIESLLAAFNLKKMHLDHCAQNETQIVKVCTIAHCYNLVLEAITSKRCNESFHYESLETLGDSFLKYAASKKLYETYESDHEGLLSVRRAKMISNAALCKLGCSSGLPGFIRNEPFDPHSWIIPGDKSGSFKIEELIIKGKQIYISGKRKLKRKLIADVVEALIGAFLSTGGEKAALLFMDWVGIKVNFNKVPYERHFDILPEKLINVSHLESQLNYSFHDSSLLVEALTHGSYVLPEVRRCYQRLEFLGDSVLDYLITWHLYKKYPGMSPGQLTDMRSASVNNDCYAWSAIKHGLHKHVLHTSQELHKHISISLNSFDKLSSSSTFGYESEISLPKVLGDIIESLAGAILVDSGYNKEVVWESIRPLLEPLVTPDTLKLHPIRELQELIQKRNYNILQKDVKRKDGVTTYIMEVEADGIIHHYEYLGHALKDTAKKIVYKEILNSLKEEQL
- the LOC106758317 gene encoding endoribonuclease Dicer homolog 2 isoform X2 — encoded protein: MESMLSLSVHGREKRKREDTESADQRDKKAMEGALSMAIHPHTKQQKITRDVLPLARSYQLEALDKAIRENTIVYLETGSGKTLIAIMLLRSYAHHFRKPSPFIAVFLVPQVVLVSQQAEAVKMHTDLKVGVYWGEKGVDFWDAATWKQEMDKHEVLIMTPVILLNCLRHSFLKLNMIKVLIMDECHHARGRHPYARIMTEFYHHQLHSGSSDLPRIFGMTASPIKTKVGKSESSLSENIRKLMTLMHSKVYTCASEAVITEFIPTSTPKLKFYDENGIQFVLFEEIASKLKMLKDQHELTLESSDFTRSAAESAQKRITKMFDALIFSLGELGVWLALKAADSLSSSEFDSFSWGPSGDKVAKNFILACIDTLKSYLQCDAKWSIGDNIKFDLEMGLLTSKVCCLIDSILDYRVLRDMRCIIFVERIITAVVLEDLFNTLLPKYNNWKTKFIAGHNFRLKNQSRNKQNEIVEEFRMGLVNIIVATSILEEGIDVQSCNVVIRFDPSPTVCSFIQSRGRARMKNSDYILMVERGDSATRSRLEKYLASVDIMRKESLRHSSLPCDPFEGDDFDKEAYHVASTGAVANLSSSISLVYLYCSRLPADGYFKPTPRWDKETGTLCLPKSCPLQPIRVVGDKKLLKNIACLEACKQLHKIGALNDNLVPDIVIKAAEVEEFGNEPYDDIQPTYVPFGLVSCVSTNSHTIYHCYLMQLSQNFSYDIFVEDIFLAMRIELDPEIVCSQFDMGFDRGSVSVKLKYKGTINLSQDEVLLCKNFQVTLLRILIHHDMNELPIGLDKSYLQDDVGIDYLLLPAIGKGEKSLVNWLAINSVNASKVTCTYHQPHIRTKSGLVCTCKLQNALVCTSHASGKNYFYITTGVMELDGNSPLELRVGGFTTYKNYYEQHHGISLQFEHQQLLKARHNFQAKNYCDGLKQSKEREASKAFVELPPELCSIIMSPIKDSIIYTFSFIPSIMHRIESLLAAFNLKKMHLDHCAQNETQIVKVLEAITSKRCNESFHYESLETLGDSFLKYAASKKLYETYESDHEGLLSVRRAKMISNAALCKLGCSSGLPGFIRNEPFDPHSWIIPGDKSGSFKIEELIIKGKQIYISGKRKLKRKLIADVVEALIGAFLSTGGEKAALLFMDWVGIKVNFNKVPYERHFDILPEKLINVSHLESQLNYSFHDSSLLVEALTHGSYVLPEVRRCYQRLEFLGDSVLDYLITWHLYKKYPGMSPGQLTDMRSASVNNDCYAWSAIKHGLHKHVLHTSQELHKHISISLNSFDKLSSSSTFGYESEISLPKVLGDIIESLAGAILVDSGYNKEVVWESIRPLLEPLVTPDTLKLHPIRELQELIQKRNYNILQKDVKRKDGVTTYIMEVEADGIIHHYEYLGHALKDTAKKIVYKEILNSLKEEQL